Proteins from a single region of Schistocerca gregaria isolate iqSchGreg1 chromosome 3, iqSchGreg1.2, whole genome shotgun sequence:
- the LOC126354249 gene encoding uncharacterized protein LOC126354249 — MPQLLLLPRTRPGPLLLLLEWRAGWLPGWLDRCCWRGGWLLQAGPLLLEGWLAATGWTAAAGGVAGCYRLDRCCWRGGWLLQAGPLMLEGWLAATGWTAAGGGVAGCYGLDRCCWRGGWLLQAGPLLLEGWLAATGWTADAGGVAGCYRLDRCCWRGGWLLQAGPLLLEGWLAATGWTAAAGGVAGCYRLDR; from the coding sequence atgccgcagctgctgctgctgccgcggacgcggccggggccgctgctgctgctgctggagtggagggcgggctggctgcctggctggctggaccgctgctgctggaggggtggctggctgctacaggctggaccgctgctgctggaggggtggctggctgctacaggctggaccgctgctgctggaggggtggctggctgctacaggctggaccgctgctgctggaggggtggctggctgctacaggctggaccgctgatgctggaggggtggctggctgctacaggctggaccgctgctggtggaggggtggctggctgctacgggctggaccgctgctgctggaggggtggctggctgctacaggctggaccgctgctgctggaggggtggctggctgctacaggctggaccgctgatgctggaggggtggctggctgctacaggctggaccgctgctgctggaggggtggctggctgctacaggctggaccgctgctgctggaggggtggctggctgctacaggctggaccgctgctgctggaggggtggctggctgctacaggctggaccgctga